The following coding sequences are from one Salvia hispanica cultivar TCC Black 2014 chromosome 3, UniMelb_Shisp_WGS_1.0, whole genome shotgun sequence window:
- the LOC125209617 gene encoding protein MAIN-LIKE 2-like, producing the protein MATSSSRGQLLYGPEDPSVLYLQKQHISNKLLTEGTSHIFKVRRTESKTWDVDIHANVRHWLNMFGFGGVIECGKSMKVDNELITALIERWRPETHTFHLPVGEATITLEDVQVMWGLRADGRVFTGRDHHTRYDDWPSKCRDLLGWIPDAASETKQGGMLMTALINQTRIPLGDDLPPYVYIQRARIHALILLGGLILPDTTGCKVPFMWLNAFEDQDDVINISWGSAALSYLYHYMCEASMDKRKELGGPMILLQLWAWERMPTLRPSFVVAPVHEPYTPCGARWKGTTQIGNAPRYSVEHYRDQISLIKPGQFVWTPYVDRILPDYCNDVNECYMCDTYLVCWSYVEAHEAGRVRRQFNRYQGIPQSIDRMLKNADHLQMIGVVRRVLIGKRCISSSLGSGT; encoded by the exons ATGGCAACTTCAAGTTCTAGAGGGCAATTGTTATATGGACCTGAAGATCCGTCAGTTCTATATCTTCAGAAACAACACATATCAAATAAACTACTGACGGAAGGCACATcacatattttcaaagttcgcCGGACGGAAAGTAAGACATGGGATGTGGATATTCATGCCAATGTGAGGCATTGGCTTAACATGTTTGGTTTTGGAGGCGTGATCGAATGTGGAAAGTCGATGAAGGTCGACAACGAGCTTATAACTGCTTTGATTGAGCGTTGGAGGCCGGAGACACATACTTTCCATCTACCGGTTGGAGAGGCGACAATCACCCTAGAAGATGTGCAAGTCATGTGGGGCTTGAGAGCGGACGGTCGTGTTTTCACAGGCCGTGACCATCATACCAGATATGATGATTGGCCCAGCAAGTGCCGAGATTTGTTGGGATGGATACCCGATGCAGCATCAGAGACAAAGCAAGGCGGTATGCTGATGACCGCTCTGATCAACCAAACAAGGATACCTTTGGGTGATGACCTACCTCCTTATGTCTACATCCAAAGGGCACGTATCCATGCCTTAATCTTGTTAGGAGGACTGATTCTACCAGACACTACTGGGTGTAAGGTTCCTTTCATGTGGCTAAATGCATTTGAGGATCAAGACGATGTGATAAATATTAGTTGGGGAAGTGCAGCTTTATCGTACTTGTATCATTATATGTGCGAGGCTTCCATGGACAAGAGGAAAGAGTTGGGCGGGCCCATGATTCTTCTGCAGCTTTGGGCGTGGGAAAGAATGCCTACATTGAGGCCGTCATTCGTAGTAGCGCCTGTGCACGAGCCGTATACGCCATGTGGCGCCAG gtgGAAAGGAACTACTCAGATAGGAAATGCTCCTAGATATTCGGTGGAGCATTACCGTGATCAAATATCCTTGATTAAACCTGGCCAG tttgtaTGGACACCATATGTGGATCGCATATTGCCAGACTACTGCAATGATGTGAATGAGTGCTATATGTGCGACACTTATTTGGTATGTTGGTCGTATGTCGAGGCGCATGAGGCTGGACGAGTGCGCAGACAATTTAATCGATACCAGGGGATTCCTCAATCCATAGATAGGATGCTCAAAAACGCCGATCATTTACAAATGATCGGCGTGGTAAGAAGGGTACTGATTGGGAAAAGATGCATCAGTTCTTCATTGGGGAGTGGGACATGA
- the LOC125212368 gene encoding uncharacterized protein LOC125212368, producing the protein MEVRQLASSRQITVLNGSSTQSNLTSLIVPAAAVGALGYGYMWWKGYSFSDLMYVSKQNMANAVSNLTKHLDHVSDALAAAKRHLTQRIENLDGKIDEQIEISKLIRNEVSDAQADLSQIGFDLNDLHQIVSGLDGKLHSLEDKQEFANAGVMYLCSIVNGKRMAMPERIQDQLKLPGNPMQNLMGLRAIVDSPNSTLLTDGSVHDNKLSKPITRNFSNKS; encoded by the exons ATGGAGGTTCGCCAGCTGGCTTCATCTAGGCAGATTACTGTTCTAAATGGGAGCTCTACCCAGA GTAACTTAACATCTCTTATTGTTCCAGCTGCTGCTGTTGGAGCTTTGGGTTATGGGTACATGTGGTGGAAG GGTTATTCCTTCTCAGACCTGATGTATGTATCAAAGCAGAATATGGCAAATGCTGTTTCAAACTTGACAAAACACTTGGATCACGTCTCTGATGCTCTTGCT GCAGCAAAAAGGCACTTGACTCAAAGAATTGAGAACTTGGACGGAAAAATTGATGAGCAAATAGAgatttctaaattaattaggaATGAG GTTTCTGATGCGCAAGCTGATCTCTCTCAAATTGGCTTTGATTTGAATGATTTGCATCAGATTGTTTCCGGTTTG GATGGAAAACTACATTCACTAGAAGACAAGCAG GAGTTTGCAAATGCTGGGGTAATGTACCTGTGTAGCATTGTTAATGGGAAAAGGATGGCCATGCCAGAAAGGATTCAG GATCAATTGAAACTTCCTGGAAATCCAATGCAAAATCTCATG GGTCTTAGAGCGATCGTAGATTCTCCCAACAGTACTTTATTGACAGATGGGAGTGTGCATGATAATAAGCTCAGTAAACCCATAACGAG GAATTTTTCAAACAAGAGCTGA
- the LOC125209618 gene encoding receptor-like protein EIX1, protein MISDKKIAIKFLLFVLVCLFVLGDAEVRCIEREREALLSFKNGLIDDYGCLSSWQSDKCCKWYGVWCSNTTGHVIALRLNSDDYGGKLRGEVGSSLLKLHHLNYLDLGSNDFGGNPIPKFIGSTKQLQHLYLVRSNFSGIVPPQIGNLTNLQSLSLSFNSLRIENLDWLSSLSQLSYLDLSQIDLSHTNWLQNILSVRSLDKLYLNSCNIKDAEPSVNSSSISLSVISMYSNNLTSSSFHWLSNISTNLVYMDISGNALDGPIPDSFIERLVLIEDLYLSGNKLEGQIPKSLSNLGHLRALLLYGNGFKGDLDDLFGNNLGKEYLNHSKFWT, encoded by the coding sequence ATGATTTCtgataaaaaaatagcaaTCAAATTTCTTCTTTTCGTCCTAGTCTGCTTGTTTGTTTTAGGAGATGCAGAAGTGAGATGCatagagagggagagagaagctCTTCTAAGCTTCAAGAATGGCCTCATCGATGACTATGGCTGTCTCTCGTCGTGGCAAAGCGACAAATGCTGCAAATGGTATGGTGTTTGGTGCAGCAACACCACTGGCCATGTCATCGCCCTCCGACTAAATTCTGATGATTATGGTGGCAAATTGCGAGGTGAGGTTGGTTCTTCCTTGCTTAAGTTGCATCATTTAAACTATCTTGATCTCGGCTCAAATGATTTTGGAGGCAACCcaatcccaaaattcattGGTTCCACGAAACAGTTACAGCACTTGTATCTGGTTCGTTCTAACTTTTCTGGGATTGTTCCTCCTCAGATAGGCAACCTTACCAATCTGCAATCTCTTTCTCTATCATTTAACTCTCTGCGGATTGAGAATCTTGATTGGCTTTCAAGTCTCTCTCAGTTATCTTATCTTGATTTGAGTCAAATCGACTTAAGTCATACAAATTGGCTCCAAAATATCTTAAGTGTTCGTTCCCTCGATAAATTGTACTTGAACTCTTGTAACATAAAGGATGCTGAACCTTCTGTAAATTCTTCTTCTATATCTCTTTCTGTCATAAGTATGTATAGTAATAATCTCACTTCTTCCTCGTTCCATTGGTTATCTAACATAAGCACAAATCTAGTGTATATGGACATTTCGGGCAATGCTTTAGATGGCCCAATTCCTGATTCATTCATAGAGAGATTAGTTCTTATTGAAGATCTTTATCTTTCTGGTAACAAGCTTGAAGGTCAAATCCCAAAATCTTTGTCCAATCTAGGTCATTTGCGCGCCTTACTTCTTTATGGTAATGGCTTTAAGGGAGACCTTGATGACTTATTTGGAAATAATCTGGGAAAGGAATATTTGAATCACTCCAAATTCTGGACTTAG
- the LOC125209620 gene encoding receptor-like protein EIX1: MLDLRAFSALTEVSLGGNNFNGSIPQYIGQLSELCVLDLSRNNFHGVVSETHLAKLDKLEILDLSHNSLVLHFAPDWSPTFQLNEILLSGCNVGPSFPKWIQTQKHFSLLDLSRANIADEAPTWLWSLSPLVEAIYLFDNQITGIVMNLSSSIRDIDLTNNSISGHIPLLPANVEISQLSGNIFFGSVSSICKTRHDQLVLLDISNNQLAAEVPNCWEKMPNLHYLNLANNSFFGEIPHSLGSLRDLFVLQLRGNRLSGGFPSSLGHCQGLELFDVAGNELTGEIPTWTGQMYYMEFLNLGRNELVGSIPVEICNLTYIKVLDLSVNNLSGRIPDCFNNFTSLAQENIPTNISRRGYILNFYYNDHLPNVVMPKYYDAYSLVQWKGHESEYRGNLYEGIDFLESIIE; encoded by the exons ATGCTAGACCTGAGAGCATTTTCCGCATTAACTGAAGTATCCCTTGGGGGAAACAACTTCAATGGATCCATTCCTCAATATATTGGCCAGCTCTCTGAGCTTTGTGTTCTAGATCTTTctagaaataattttcatgGCGTAGTCTCTGAAACCCACCTCGCCAAGCTTGATAAGTTAGAGATATTAGATCTATCCCACAATTCATTGGTGTTGCATTTTGCTCCTGATTGGAGTCCTACTTTTCAGTTGAATGAGATATTGTTGTCAGGGTGCAATGTCGGTCCATCTTTTCCGAAATGGATTCAAACTCAGAAACATTTCTCACTCCTTGATCTCTCTCGAGCTAATATAGCAGATGAAGCCCCAACATGGTTGTGGAGTTTATCCCCTTTGGTAGAAGCCATATATCTTTTCGACAATCAAATTACCGGCATTGTTATGAATCTCTCATCTTCCATTCGGGACATAGATCTTACTAACAATAGTATCTCAGGTCATATTCCATTACTTCCTGCCAATGTAGAAATTAGTCAGTTGAGTGGAAATATATTCTTTGGTTCAGTTTCATCTATTTGCAAAACTCGACATGATCAGCTTGTATTACTTGACATCTCCAATAATCAGCTGGCTGCAGAGGTACCCAACTGCTGGGAGAAAATGCCAAACTTGCATTATCTCAATTTGGCTAACAACAgtttttttggtgaaattcCTCACTCTTTGGGGTCGCTACGCGATCTCTTTGTACTGCAGTTGCGTGGTAATAGGTTGTCTGGAGGGTTTCCTTCTAGTTTGGGACATTGCCAAGGATTGGAGCTTTTTGATGTTGCAGGGAATGAGTTAACAGGTGAGATTCCCACTTGGACTGGCCAGATGTATTATATGGAATTTCTGAACCTTGGAAGAAATGAATTGGTTGGTAGTATACCCGTTGAGATATGCAATCTTACTTATATTAAAGTTCTAGACTTGTCTGTAAATAACTTGTCTGGGAGAATACCCGATTGCTTCAACAATTTTACTTCACTGGCTCAAGAGAATATACCAACTAATATAAGTCGTAGGggttatattttgaatttctattACAATGATCATCTTCCAAATGTGGTTATGCCAAAGTACTACGATGCATATTCGTTGGTTCAGTGGAAGGGCCATGAATCGGAATACAGGGGAAATCTT TATGAGGGGATTGATTTCCTTGAATCTATCATCGAATAG